One window of Blattabacterium sp. (Cryptocercus punctulatus) str. Cpu genomic DNA carries:
- the dut gene encoding dUTP diphosphatase → MSVLIKIRNLSHHIFPYYATEGAAGIDLQAYLEKEIIIPSMERKIIKTGIFIEIPTGYEAQIRPRSGLALRHGITVLNNPGTIDSDYRGEIKILLINLSSHTFTVKDGDRIAQIIVYKYEKVKWNEIKKK, encoded by the coding sequence ATGAGTGTCCTAATCAAAATACGTAATTTATCCCATCATATTTTTCCATATTATGCTACAGAAGGAGCAGCCGGTATAGACTTACAAGCCTATCTGGAAAAAGAGATTATTATTCCATCTATGGAAAGAAAAATCATAAAAACAGGTATTTTCATAGAAATACCTACAGGATATGAAGCTCAAATACGACCTAGAAGCGGATTAGCCTTACGTCATGGGATAACTGTTCTAAACAATCCAGGGACTATAGATTCAGATTATAGAGGAGAAATAAAAATATTACTCATAAACTTATCTAGTCATACTTTTACTGTAAAAGACGGCGATAGAATAGCGCAAATAATAGTTTACAAATACGAAAAAGTAAAATGGAATGAAATAAAAAAGAAATAA
- a CDS encoding nucleotide modification associated domain-containing protein, with protein sequence MLSFSATIIIDVYDQYIKKAKSLMEKKNSDYEEAWKYLSISSIKDLIMQKIFRIQGMEKRFYEVENYAYKVQDNYIDILNYAYFCFDKNEKSIKIYFFFISFHFTFSYL encoded by the coding sequence ATGCTTTCTTTTTCTGCTACAATAATAATAGATGTATATGATCAATATATAAAAAAGGCTAAATCTCTTATGGAAAAAAAAAATTCGGATTATGAAGAAGCTTGGAAATATCTGAGCATTTCTTCTATCAAAGATTTAATTATGCAAAAAATTTTTAGGATTCAAGGAATGGAAAAACGTTTCTATGAAGTAGAAAATTATGCTTATAAAGTTCAAGATAATTATATAGATATATTGAATTATGCTTATTTTTGCTTTGATAAAAATGAAAAATCCATAAAAATTTATTTCTTTTTTATTTCATTCCATTTTACTTTTTCGTATTTGTAA
- a CDS encoding VRR-NUC domain-containing protein yields MKRKITPWYNTLGKEQLLHSSVCDYLDYEYPHIFYFHPHNEARRTPYERFLIKVMRLRPGLPDILVPIPKKGRTGMALEFKIKPNKLTENQIHIIDIFNSYNWKVNVCYDFDEAKIYIDQYLKKTD; encoded by the coding sequence TTGAAAAGAAAAATTACACCTTGGTACAATACTTTAGGAAAAGAACAACTATTGCATAGTTCTGTTTGTGATTATTTAGATTATGAATATCCGCATATTTTTTATTTTCATCCTCATAATGAAGCAAGAAGAACTCCTTATGAGAGGTTTCTTATAAAAGTGATGAGATTAAGACCAGGTCTTCCGGATATATTGGTTCCTATTCCAAAAAAAGGTAGGACTGGGATGGCTTTGGAATTCAAAATAAAACCAAATAAATTAACAGAAAATCAGATTCATATAATAGATATATTCAATTCGTACAATTGGAAGGTGAATGTTTGTTATGATTTTGACGAAGCAAAGATTTATATAGATCAGTATTTAAAAAAAACAGATTAG